The following proteins are encoded in a genomic region of Rhizobium sp. ZPR4:
- a CDS encoding branched-chain amino acid ABC transporter permease, with product MSTIAPEISVERWTASSRLTLAAMMVAIGLLAAVPNVSSAGVTDRMTALFIYVILAAMWNALAGFGGLVSVGQQVFFGLGAYFTIRLADAGLDPFVSLIAAAVVTGAISLPLSWLMLRLKGGEFAIGMWVLAELAHLLVNLDRLIQGETGTSLISLNAYDSGTRRGVIYWLALTAMVALLGALFALMRSRAGAAMQAIRDNEEAATSVGVRVAATKRLLFVLAAFGIAVAGGLWLATAVTFQPKTYFSVQWTAYMIFMVLVGGIGKFEGAILGAILFFVIETVFGGTGVWYLVGLGATAVLFSLYLPRGLWGEIERRFDLQLLPVGYRLTISDLFKDKQ from the coding sequence ATGAGTACGATCGCACCTGAAATTTCCGTCGAGCGCTGGACTGCATCCTCACGATTGACCCTGGCTGCCATGATGGTGGCGATCGGTCTTCTCGCCGCCGTACCCAACGTCTCGAGCGCTGGTGTTACCGATCGCATGACCGCTCTCTTCATCTACGTGATCCTCGCGGCCATGTGGAACGCACTGGCCGGCTTCGGCGGTCTCGTCTCCGTCGGCCAGCAGGTTTTCTTCGGCCTTGGCGCCTATTTCACGATTCGTCTGGCAGATGCGGGGCTCGATCCCTTCGTCTCACTCATCGCTGCAGCCGTCGTTACCGGCGCGATATCACTGCCGCTCTCATGGCTGATGTTGCGGCTGAAGGGAGGCGAATTTGCCATCGGCATGTGGGTGCTTGCCGAGCTTGCCCATCTTCTCGTCAATCTCGACCGGCTCATACAGGGCGAAACCGGGACCTCACTGATTTCCTTGAACGCCTATGACAGCGGCACGCGGCGCGGTGTGATCTATTGGCTGGCGCTGACGGCCATGGTCGCTCTTCTCGGAGCGCTCTTTGCTCTGATGCGAAGCCGGGCGGGGGCCGCCATGCAGGCGATCCGCGACAATGAGGAGGCAGCAACATCCGTGGGTGTCCGCGTCGCGGCGACGAAACGCCTGCTCTTTGTTCTTGCCGCCTTCGGCATTGCTGTTGCCGGCGGCCTATGGCTGGCAACGGCAGTCACCTTCCAGCCCAAAACCTATTTCAGCGTACAGTGGACCGCCTACATGATCTTCATGGTGCTGGTCGGCGGCATCGGCAAGTTCGAGGGCGCGATCCTCGGAGCCATTCTCTTCTTCGTCATCGAGACTGTCTTCGGTGGAACAGGGGTCTGGTATCTGGTCGGCCTCGGCGCGACCGCGGTGCTCTTCTCCCTCTACTTGCCGCGCGGTCTCTGGGGCGAAATCGAACGCCGCTTCGATCTGCAGCTTTTACCCGTGGGTTATCGGCTGACGATTTCCGATCTCTTCAAGGACAAACAATAG
- a CDS encoding branched-chain amino acid ABC transporter permease, with the protein MTNTLIQGILLGGYYAVIACGLSFMFSVMRIINLAHGSLAVVAAYGLWLLAAKLGIPPFIGLLIMLPVMAAIGWFLQRFILDRSARGGALLPILTTFGLSIVIDNLLFEQFGADTRSLAPFIGNLSYASWQLPGHVFVGKLAVLMMVTAIVIIGGLQFFLSRFAIGRSIRATAEDPDTAGLVGIDARRVNAVATAITMATVGIAGAFLAMRATFNPYSGGPQLLFAFEAAVIGGAGSLWGTLLGGIVLGLAQSIGAQIHPQGFLIGGHIAFLLVLFVRLHQFGFLSLGKIHKRLRSPS; encoded by the coding sequence GTGACCAACACCCTCATCCAAGGCATTCTGCTCGGCGGTTACTATGCCGTCATCGCCTGTGGCCTATCCTTCATGTTCTCCGTCATGCGCATCATCAATCTTGCGCATGGCAGCCTTGCTGTCGTCGCTGCCTATGGCCTCTGGCTGCTGGCGGCGAAACTTGGCATTCCGCCCTTCATCGGCTTGCTGATCATGCTGCCTGTTATGGCTGCCATCGGCTGGTTTCTACAGCGCTTCATCCTCGATCGCAGCGCGCGTGGAGGGGCGTTGCTGCCGATCCTGACGACCTTCGGCTTGTCAATCGTCATCGACAACCTGCTGTTCGAGCAATTCGGGGCGGATACGCGCTCGCTCGCCCCCTTCATCGGCAATCTCTCCTATGCGTCCTGGCAGCTGCCGGGTCATGTGTTCGTCGGCAAGCTTGCGGTGCTGATGATGGTGACGGCAATCGTCATTATCGGCGGACTGCAGTTCTTCCTGAGCCGGTTTGCCATCGGCCGCTCGATCCGCGCCACGGCGGAGGATCCGGATACAGCCGGCCTCGTCGGCATAGATGCGCGCCGCGTCAATGCCGTTGCGACCGCGATTACCATGGCCACGGTCGGCATTGCCGGCGCGTTCCTCGCCATGCGGGCGACCTTCAATCCCTATTCTGGCGGGCCGCAATTATTGTTTGCCTTCGAGGCGGCCGTCATCGGCGGCGCCGGTTCGCTCTGGGGTACTCTGCTTGGTGGCATCGTACTCGGGCTGGCGCAATCGATCGGCGCCCAGATCCATCCGCAGGGCTTTCTGATCGGCGGACATATCGCCTTCCTTCTCGTTCTTTTCGTGCGGCTACACCAGTTCGGCTTCCTGAGCCTCGGTAAAATCCACAAACGTCTTCGGAGTCCATCATGA
- a CDS encoding DUF1109 domain-containing protein: MTKNDEFIEALVSDLTPVRRHALRMRLALAIVVGVIGAAVALLISLAFRPHLHHVTVAAFWVKFLYTAVLMSATIVALERIARPEGSIGNMVRVLGAAFGIVALLAIAQLGLSPVSSYPGLIVGFSASFCPFLIMAFGVPAFCANMWFLRRAAPTRPALAGFVAGACAGGVGGWVYSWACVENGIPFIAIWYTLGILLGGLVGSLIGKFSLRW, from the coding sequence ATGACGAAAAATGATGAATTCATCGAGGCTTTGGTGAGCGATCTCACCCCGGTTCGCCGTCATGCCCTGCGGATGCGGCTTGCACTTGCGATCGTTGTCGGCGTGATCGGCGCGGCTGTTGCGCTGCTCATATCGCTCGCCTTTCGCCCGCATCTGCATCATGTGACGGTGGCGGCGTTCTGGGTGAAGTTTTTATATACAGCCGTATTGATGAGCGCGACGATCGTCGCCCTTGAGCGGATTGCGCGACCGGAGGGTTCGATTGGCAATATGGTTCGGGTTCTGGGCGCGGCGTTCGGCATCGTCGCGCTGCTGGCAATCGCGCAGCTCGGACTGTCGCCGGTCTCATCCTATCCGGGTTTGATCGTCGGATTTTCGGCGTCTTTTTGTCCGTTCCTGATCATGGCTTTCGGCGTTCCCGCTTTCTGTGCCAACATGTGGTTTCTCAGGCGCGCGGCCCCCACGCGTCCAGCGCTTGCCGGTTTTGTGGCGGGTGCCTGCGCCGGCGGCGTCGGCGGCTGGGTGTATTCCTGGGCCTGCGTCGAAAACGGCATTCCGTTCATCGCGATATGGTACACGCTCGGCATCCTGCTGGGCGGGCTGGTCGGAAGCCTGATCGGCAAATTCAGCCTGCGCTGGTAG
- a CDS encoding sigma-70 family RNA polymerase sigma factor, translating into MTKSVSEQLLKGLMLLSLDGDEAAYRRLLVILRDLLLAFYRRRLGSNADRDAEDLVQEVLLAVHGRRITYDRERPFTAWFFQIAKYKLIDHFRANGSKRGVEIALGDEIAAEFREEALFAHLDVDRLLDQLPAKQRELLRQVKIAGKTTAEAAIESGQSEAMVRVSIHRGMRAIGRKLGFANDEK; encoded by the coding sequence ATGACTAAATCGGTATCGGAACAGCTCCTGAAAGGTTTGATGCTTCTGTCGCTTGATGGCGATGAGGCTGCGTACAGGCGTTTGCTCGTTATTTTGCGGGATCTGCTTTTGGCGTTTTATCGCAGGAGGCTTGGGTCCAATGCCGACCGCGACGCCGAGGATCTGGTTCAGGAGGTGCTTTTGGCAGTGCATGGCCGGCGCATTACCTACGATCGGGAACGACCGTTTACCGCCTGGTTCTTCCAGATCGCGAAATACAAGTTGATCGACCACTTCAGGGCGAATGGCAGCAAAAGAGGTGTCGAAATTGCATTGGGAGACGAGATCGCGGCCGAATTTCGAGAGGAAGCACTGTTTGCCCACCTCGACGTCGATCGTCTTCTCGATCAACTGCCCGCCAAACAGAGGGAGCTTCTGCGGCAGGTAAAGATCGCCGGAAAGACCACTGCTGAAGCCGCGATCGAGAGCGGACAGTCTGAAGCAATGGTTCGCGTCAGCATTCACCGAGGGATGCGCGCGATTGGACGCAAGCTGGGTTTTGCCAATGACGAAAAATGA
- a CDS encoding ABC transporter ATP-binding protein, whose protein sequence is MGKAIVQGQEGHRPRGEFLSAKGIHKRFGALVVLENLDFSMGDGDAVGIVGPNGAGKTTLLSALAGAFPLNAGTISFDGRNVTALTAADRCRSGLVRTHQIPKPFSGMTTFENVFVAASHGKASSRDEAYERVVDSLRLCGMLGVANRRADTLGLLDRKRLELARALATSPRLLLLDEIGGGLTDGEASELVGTILELRRRGIGIVWIEHIVHILLQVVERLICMDAGKIIADGDPKAVMSDAEVVRAYLGGAPA, encoded by the coding sequence ATGGGTAAGGCTATCGTGCAGGGACAAGAAGGACATCGGCCGAGAGGGGAGTTTCTCTCGGCCAAGGGGATCCACAAGCGCTTCGGGGCGCTTGTGGTCCTCGAAAATCTCGACTTTTCCATGGGAGACGGCGATGCCGTCGGTATCGTCGGTCCCAACGGAGCCGGCAAGACGACGTTGCTGAGCGCGCTGGCAGGCGCCTTTCCGCTGAATGCCGGAACGATCAGCTTTGACGGTCGGAACGTGACCGCTTTGACGGCGGCCGATCGTTGCCGATCGGGTCTTGTCAGAACGCATCAGATACCAAAACCTTTCAGCGGCATGACGACATTCGAGAATGTCTTCGTTGCCGCCTCGCATGGCAAGGCATCGAGCCGTGACGAGGCTTATGAGCGCGTTGTCGATTCTTTGCGGCTCTGCGGCATGCTCGGCGTCGCCAATCGTCGCGCCGATACGCTCGGCCTGCTCGATCGCAAGCGGCTTGAGCTGGCCCGCGCGCTTGCGACCAGTCCGCGCCTGCTGCTGCTCGACGAGATCGGCGGCGGGCTGACGGATGGTGAAGCGAGCGAACTCGTCGGCACCATCCTCGAACTGCGCCGTCGCGGCATCGGTATCGTCTGGATCGAGCATATCGTTCACATCCTCCTGCAGGTCGTCGAGCGATTGATCTGCATGGATGCCGGCAAGATCATCGCCGATGGCGATCCGAAGGCAGTCATGAGCGATGCCGAAGTGGTGCGCGCCTATCTTGGGGGAGCGCCCGCATGA
- a CDS encoding coniferyl-alcohol dehydrogenase — MLFGKTILITGVASGIGARAAELAGQMGADVIGVDIREPSSGISSFIKGDVSTAAGVEDIVKQLPNRIDALANVAGLSGNTGVTATLAVNFYGLRALSEAVAPRLREGGAIVNVASIAGYGWRANLERTTRLTGIEGFPDVAALVSEHGLKNEEGYPLSKELLLLWTMRAPHQPLFKDRGIRVNAVSPGPVETPILEQFRAVLGDERVNSDITRVGRAGTSADIAPAILFLCSDGARWISGANLPVDGGLEASINADVLGF; from the coding sequence ATGCTTTTCGGCAAGACCATCCTCATTACCGGCGTTGCCTCGGGCATCGGCGCGCGTGCTGCGGAGCTTGCGGGGCAAATGGGAGCCGATGTCATCGGCGTCGATATCCGAGAACCGTCCTCGGGCATCAGCTCCTTCATCAAGGGGGATGTCTCGACTGCCGCTGGCGTCGAGGACATCGTCAAGCAACTGCCCAACCGCATCGATGCGCTGGCCAACGTCGCCGGCCTTTCAGGAAACACCGGCGTCACGGCGACGCTGGCCGTCAACTTCTATGGCCTGCGTGCCCTTTCGGAAGCTGTCGCGCCTCGGCTGCGCGAAGGTGGGGCGATCGTCAATGTCGCCTCTATCGCCGGTTATGGCTGGCGCGCCAATCTGGAACGGACAACGAGGTTGACTGGGATTGAGGGCTTTCCGGATGTTGCCGCGCTGGTCAGCGAACACGGACTGAAGAACGAGGAAGGCTATCCCCTCTCCAAGGAACTGCTGCTGCTTTGGACGATGCGTGCCCCGCACCAGCCTCTCTTCAAGGATCGCGGCATTCGCGTCAATGCCGTCAGCCCCGGTCCGGTCGAGACGCCGATCCTCGAGCAATTCCGTGCCGTGCTCGGCGATGAGCGCGTCAACAGCGACATCACGCGCGTCGGGCGGGCAGGAACATCAGCCGATATCGCGCCTGCAATCCTGTTCCTGTGCTCCGACGGGGCACGCTGGATCAGCGGCGCCAATCTTCCCGTCGATGGCGGCCTTGAAGCCTCTATCAATGCCGACGTGCTCGGTTTTTGA
- a CDS encoding SDR family oxidoreductase: MALNVLFIGGTGQISYPCVERAVGQGHRVSVYNRGLRGDPLPNGVTSITGELGSAAYADLAKANYDVVCQFIAFTPDQVARDVEVFAGHCGQYVFISSASVYEKPARHYVITEKTPAINPYWPYSQAKIACEELLAASRNLAWTIVRPSHTVRTGLPIMMGDSDIMARRMLDGEPTIVAGDGHTPWTLTRSVDFAVPFVALFGKQAALNEIFHITSDRAHIWDDIQKSIARLLGVEAKIVHVPTDTLIKYNPDWIGPLVGDKAWTAIFDNSKVKRVAGDFTCAESLDEILAEPIMHLKQRLAKNRPPKGELDALIDRICAAQSALG; the protein is encoded by the coding sequence ATGGCTTTGAACGTGCTTTTCATTGGCGGCACCGGCCAAATCTCATATCCCTGCGTCGAGCGCGCCGTTGGTCAGGGGCATCGCGTCAGTGTCTATAACCGCGGCCTGAGGGGTGACCCCTTGCCGAACGGTGTGACGTCGATCACCGGCGAACTCGGATCGGCCGCCTATGCCGATCTCGCCAAGGCCAATTATGACGTCGTCTGCCAGTTCATCGCCTTCACGCCGGATCAGGTTGCGCGCGACGTCGAGGTGTTTGCGGGCCATTGCGGCCAGTACGTTTTCATCTCTTCGGCCTCGGTCTACGAGAAGCCGGCACGCCATTATGTGATCACCGAGAAGACACCGGCGATCAATCCCTACTGGCCCTATAGTCAGGCCAAGATTGCCTGCGAGGAATTGCTCGCGGCGTCGAGGAATCTGGCCTGGACGATCGTCCGCCCCAGTCACACCGTGCGTACCGGCCTGCCGATCATGATGGGTGACAGCGACATAATGGCGAGACGCATGCTGGATGGCGAGCCCACGATTGTCGCGGGTGATGGCCACACGCCGTGGACACTGACGCGCTCGGTCGATTTCGCAGTGCCTTTCGTCGCGCTTTTCGGCAAGCAGGCAGCCCTCAATGAAATCTTCCACATCACCTCCGACCGCGCCCATATATGGGACGATATTCAAAAGTCGATCGCCAGGTTGCTGGGTGTCGAGGCGAAGATCGTCCATGTGCCGACGGATACGCTGATCAAATATAATCCGGATTGGATCGGCCCATTGGTCGGCGACAAGGCCTGGACCGCGATCTTCGACAATTCGAAGGTCAAGCGCGTGGCGGGCGACTTCACTTGCGCGGAGAGCCTGGATGAAATCCTGGCCGAACCGATCATGCACTTGAAGCAGCGCCTCGCCAAAAATCGCCCACCAAAGGGCGAGCTTGATGCCCTGATCGACAGAATTTGCGCAGCGCAAAGCGCTTTGGGATAG
- a CDS encoding cytochrome b/b6 domain-containing protein: protein MASIEEIGTAPPSRPAKIFIRRHSVLTRMTHWINVLCLTLLLMSGMQIFNADPQLHWGNYGAVEDPSWFEIASNQNGDNITGILRIGRLSITTTGVLGASTADGEMTPRAFPAWATIPSYQDLAAGRRWHFFFAWLFVINGLVYMAYGLIGAHFRRDLMPTIQDIRPGNIWHEIKDHARLRFPKGEKARRYNALQKLTYLIVIFILLPLMIGSGLTMSPAIDAGYPFLLDIFGGRQSARSIHFITAWSLVAFVVVHIAMVVLSGVWNNMRSMVTGRYAIINEEADR, encoded by the coding sequence ATGGCAAGCATCGAAGAGATCGGCACCGCGCCACCATCTCGCCCCGCCAAGATCTTCATTCGCCGTCATTCGGTTCTCACGCGGATGACCCACTGGATCAACGTGCTGTGTCTGACATTGCTGCTGATGAGCGGCATGCAGATCTTCAATGCCGACCCGCAATTGCATTGGGGCAATTACGGCGCCGTTGAAGATCCATCGTGGTTCGAAATCGCCAGCAATCAGAATGGCGACAACATCACCGGAATATTGCGCATCGGCCGGTTGTCGATCACCACCACCGGTGTGCTCGGTGCTTCCACGGCCGACGGCGAAATGACGCCGCGCGCATTCCCGGCCTGGGCGACGATACCCAGCTACCAGGATCTTGCGGCTGGCCGGCGTTGGCATTTCTTCTTCGCTTGGCTGTTTGTCATCAATGGGCTCGTTTACATGGCCTATGGCCTGATCGGCGCTCATTTCCGCCGCGATCTGATGCCGACGATACAAGATATCCGGCCCGGAAACATCTGGCATGAGATCAAGGACCACGCCCGCCTGCGCTTCCCGAAAGGCGAAAAGGCACGGCGCTACAATGCACTGCAGAAGCTGACCTATCTCATCGTCATCTTCATCCTGCTACCGCTGATGATCGGCTCGGGATTGACCATGTCACCCGCGATAGACGCCGGTTACCCCTTCCTGCTCGATATTTTCGGTGGCCGTCAATCGGCCCGCTCCATTCATTTCATCACCGCCTGGAGCCTGGTGGCTTTCGTCGTCGTGCATATCGCAATGGTCGTTCTCTCCGGTGTTTGGAACAACATGCGTTCGATGGTGACCGGCCGCTACGCGATCATCAACGAGGAGGCCGATCGATGA
- a CDS encoding molybdopterin-dependent oxidoreductase: MSSIFTRRRFLIGSAASLGAVGLTGCDDISQNQHVQKVLALAERLTMGTQRLIVSPQTLAREYTDADISPSFHPNGSIQPNSAEYVQMVETKFADWRLKIDGMVNRPMEFSLADLKKLPSRTQITRHDCVEGWSAIGKWQGVPLGLILQTAGLKPGARYAVFYCADELEQTLDGSGRYYESIDLIDAFHPQSILAYSLNGKDLEVEHGAPLRLRVERHLGYKHAKYVMRIEIRDRFDDLWGGNGGFWEDRGYEWYAGI; the protein is encoded by the coding sequence ATGAGCTCCATTTTCACCCGCCGCCGCTTTCTTATCGGCTCGGCCGCGAGCCTCGGCGCCGTAGGCCTGACCGGATGCGACGACATTTCTCAGAACCAACACGTGCAGAAGGTGCTCGCTCTGGCTGAGCGGCTAACCATGGGCACACAGCGGCTCATAGTTTCGCCGCAAACGCTTGCCCGAGAATATACCGACGCGGACATTTCACCGAGCTTTCATCCGAATGGATCAATTCAGCCAAACAGCGCCGAATATGTCCAGATGGTCGAAACCAAGTTCGCCGACTGGCGTCTCAAGATCGACGGCATGGTCAACCGGCCGATGGAATTTTCGCTGGCCGACCTAAAGAAACTGCCTTCCCGCACCCAGATCACCCGCCACGACTGCGTCGAAGGCTGGAGCGCCATCGGTAAATGGCAGGGCGTTCCTCTCGGGTTGATCCTGCAGACTGCCGGATTGAAGCCAGGCGCTCGCTACGCTGTCTTCTATTGTGCCGATGAACTGGAACAGACGCTCGATGGCAGCGGCCGCTATTACGAGAGCATCGACCTGATCGATGCCTTTCACCCGCAGTCGATCCTCGCCTACTCACTCAACGGCAAGGATCTGGAAGTCGAACACGGCGCCCCCTTGCGCCTGCGCGTCGAGCGTCATCTTGGCTACAAACATGCCAAATACGTCATGCGCATCGAAATCCGTGATCGGTTTGATGATCTCTGGGGCGGCAATGGCGGATTTTGGGAGGATCGTGGCTACGAATGGTATGCCGGCATTTGA
- a CDS encoding aldehyde dehydrogenase: protein MNISLLINGVDKPAASGRTYNRHDPFTGELASTAPAAEPEDVAAAIEAASNAFPAWSSTGPGQRRTILAKAADIMDAKVGEFTKLMMEETGATAPWAGFNVMLAANILREAAAMTTQIGGEIIPSDKPGTLAMGVRQAAGVCLAIAPWNAPVILATRAIAMPIACGNTVILKASEQCPGTQRLIATALTEAGLPAGVINVITNAPEDAPGVVEALIAHPAVRRVNFTGSTKVGKIIAELSGKHLKPALLELGGKAPLVVLEDADIDGAVNAAIFGAFMHQGQICMSTERIIVHQAIADTFVAKLAARAAVLPAGDPRGHVVLGSLISLEAAKKMEELIADAQAKGAKLVAGGKRTGTVVEATLLDFVTPDMRVYGEESFGPVKPIIRVANEDEAVRVANDTEYGLSSAVFSADVQRALAVAGRIQSGICHINGPTLNDEAQMPFGGVKGSGYGRFGGKAAIAEFTDLRWITIEDPAQHYPF from the coding sequence ATGAACATTTCCCTTCTCATCAACGGCGTCGACAAGCCGGCGGCCAGCGGCCGCACCTATAACCGACATGATCCTTTCACGGGAGAGCTGGCAAGCACGGCGCCGGCCGCAGAGCCTGAGGATGTCGCCGCCGCGATCGAGGCTGCCTCTAACGCCTTTCCCGCATGGTCGAGTACAGGTCCTGGGCAGCGCCGTACGATCCTGGCCAAGGCCGCAGATATCATGGACGCCAAGGTCGGCGAGTTTACGAAGCTGATGATGGAGGAGACGGGAGCGACCGCACCCTGGGCCGGCTTCAACGTCATGCTCGCGGCCAATATCTTGCGCGAGGCGGCTGCCATGACGACGCAGATCGGCGGCGAGATCATCCCGTCCGACAAGCCTGGCACGCTTGCCATGGGCGTGCGTCAGGCGGCCGGCGTTTGCCTCGCCATCGCGCCCTGGAATGCACCTGTGATCCTGGCAACGCGCGCCATTGCCATGCCGATTGCATGCGGCAATACCGTGATCCTCAAGGCATCCGAACAGTGCCCCGGCACGCAACGGCTGATCGCAACCGCACTGACCGAAGCCGGTCTGCCGGCTGGCGTCATCAACGTGATTACCAATGCGCCGGAGGACGCACCTGGTGTCGTCGAGGCACTGATTGCTCACCCCGCCGTTCGCCGTGTCAATTTCACCGGTTCAACGAAGGTCGGCAAGATCATCGCCGAGCTCAGCGGCAAGCATCTGAAGCCAGCTCTTCTGGAACTCGGCGGCAAGGCGCCTCTGGTTGTGCTTGAGGATGCGGATATCGATGGTGCGGTCAACGCTGCTATCTTCGGCGCCTTCATGCATCAGGGCCAAATCTGCATGTCGACCGAGCGTATCATCGTGCATCAAGCGATCGCGGATACCTTCGTCGCCAAGCTTGCGGCACGTGCGGCCGTATTGCCCGCCGGCGATCCGCGCGGCCATGTTGTCCTCGGCTCGTTGATCAGCCTCGAAGCTGCTAAGAAGATGGAAGAGCTGATCGCTGACGCTCAGGCAAAGGGTGCCAAGCTCGTCGCCGGCGGCAAGCGCACCGGCACCGTGGTCGAGGCAACGCTGCTCGATTTCGTCACGCCGGATATGCGTGTCTATGGCGAAGAATCCTTCGGGCCAGTAAAGCCGATCATCCGTGTGGCAAACGAGGATGAGGCCGTGCGGGTTGCCAACGATACCGAATACGGTCTTTCGTCGGCGGTCTTCAGCGCCGATGTGCAGCGGGCGCTTGCGGTCGCCGGCCGCATCCAGTCCGGCATTTGCCACATCAACGGCCCGACTTTGAACGATGAGGCGCAGATGCCGTTCGGCGGTGTCAAGGGCAGCGGCTACGGCCGCTTCGGTGGTAAGGCAGCCATTGCCGAATTCACCGATCTCCGTTGGATCACCATCGAGGATCCGGCGCAGCATTATCCGTTCTGA
- a CDS encoding ABC transporter ATP-binding protein: MSILSVRNLDVRHGLLQAVRGISFDLAKGEVLALVGANGAGKTTLLRSIAGAHLPAAGQIVLDGEDVTTVPSHKRIARGIALVPEGRRLFSQMTVEENLLLGTSAGRTGEWTIERIFDAFPNLKPRRHAKTGHLSGGEQQATAIGRALMSNPDILLLDEVSLGLSPLVVDRVYQQLQGLLSSGTTIVLVEQDLARTMSVATRVICMLEGSIVLDRPANSVTREEVTRAYFGLHRATAERSVS; this comes from the coding sequence ATGAGCATTCTTTCCGTTCGCAATCTCGATGTTCGACACGGGCTGCTGCAGGCGGTGCGCGGCATCAGTTTCGATCTCGCCAAGGGAGAGGTGCTGGCGCTCGTCGGCGCCAATGGCGCGGGCAAGACGACGCTGCTGCGTTCCATTGCCGGTGCGCATCTGCCTGCTGCCGGCCAGATCGTGCTTGACGGCGAAGATGTCACGACCGTTCCGTCGCATAAACGTATCGCCAGGGGCATTGCACTCGTTCCGGAGGGGCGGCGACTATTCTCGCAGATGACGGTCGAGGAAAATTTGCTGCTCGGCACCAGTGCCGGCCGCACGGGTGAGTGGACAATCGAGCGGATCTTCGATGCCTTTCCAAACCTGAAACCGCGCCGGCACGCCAAGACCGGTCATCTGTCGGGTGGCGAACAACAGGCCACCGCGATCGGACGGGCGCTGATGAGCAACCCCGACATTTTGCTACTCGACGAGGTTTCCCTCGGCCTGTCGCCGCTCGTCGTCGATCGCGTCTATCAGCAACTGCAAGGGCTCTTATCTTCGGGCACGACCATCGTGCTTGTCGAACAGGATCTGGCACGCACCATGAGCGTCGCAACCCGCGTCATCTGCATGCTGGAGGGCAGTATCGTGCTCGACAGACCGGCAAATAGCGTGACGCGCGAAGAGGTGACCCGAGCCTATTTCGGCCTGCATCGGGCGACAGCCGAGAGGAGCGTCTCGTGA